In a genomic window of Candidatus Cloacimonadota bacterium:
- a CDS encoding PIN domain protein produces the protein MKRLRIYADTSVFGGCFDDEFSEDSKAFFNDIKAGKFILVVSSTTLRELNNAPDFVQKVLADLPPSSIELLEYSDEIGFLRDEYLKADVVSNSCKADAEHVASASIAEVDFIISWNFKHIVHYDKISGYQAVNLLNGYKPINIYSPKEVIEQ, from the coding sequence ATGAAAAGGCTTAGAATTTATGCAGATACTTCTGTTTTTGGAGGTTGTTTTGATGATGAGTTTTCCGAAGATAGCAAGGCCTTTTTTAATGATATTAAAGCAGGAAAATTCATTCTCGTAGTTTCTTCAACCACCTTGCGTGAACTTAACAATGCACCTGATTTTGTTCAGAAAGTTTTAGCAGATTTACCTCCGAGTTCAATAGAACTGTTAGAATATTCTGATGAAATTGGTTTTCTCAGGGATGAATACCTGAAAGCTGATGTAGTTAGTAATTCTTGTAAAGCAGATGCTGAACATGTAGCTTCTGCTTCCATTGCGGAAGTTGATTTTATTATAAGCTGGAATTTCAAACATATTGTACATTATGATAAAATAAGCGGGTATCAAGCGGTAAATTTGCTAAACGGATATAAACCTATTAACATTTATTCACCCAAAGAGGTTATTGAACAATGA
- the gpmI gene encoding 2,3-bisphosphoglycerate-independent phosphoglycerate mutase, whose product MMKNKVMLIILDGFGLSDEVKGNAIKAAKTPNMDRLFATKPWTRLKCSGNAVGLPEGQMGNSEVGHLNIGAGRIVYQNITRINLSIKDGSFFKNPELIKTIKHCIDYNSNLHIFGLLSDGCVHSSLDHLWAILKLAKDNNLKKVYLHVFMDGRDTLPHSGVGFIKQFQKKTKEIGIGKIATISGRYYAMDRDNRWERIEKAYKAIVYGEGNEETNTVAVMKNSYENDVTDEFIIPTVIKENGSPVATVSNNDAIIFFNFRADRARQLTNCFVCPDFDKFKTKKINNLLFTTMTQYDIKFSKYVNVAFKPIRLTNILGEILQDNGLKQLRIAETEKYAHVTFFFNSGVEKPFKNEDRILIHSPKVATYDLQPEMSAYLVTDRVIKEINSQKYDVIILNFANCDMVGHTGVFEAAVKAVEVVDKSVAKVVAALERNNYNYLITADHGNAEKMLDENENVFTAHTTNDVPIIFGCKNKTDLKLRGDGKLADIAPTILKILDIDKPEEMTGKSLIKN is encoded by the coding sequence ATGATGAAAAATAAAGTAATGTTAATCATATTGGATGGTTTTGGCTTATCTGATGAAGTAAAAGGCAATGCTATCAAAGCTGCAAAAACTCCTAATATGGATAGACTTTTTGCAACAAAACCCTGGACAAGACTCAAATGTTCTGGAAATGCAGTTGGTCTGCCAGAAGGTCAAATGGGAAATTCTGAGGTGGGACACCTCAACATAGGTGCAGGTAGAATTGTTTATCAAAATATTACCAGAATAAACCTTAGCATAAAGGATGGCTCTTTTTTTAAAAATCCTGAATTGATAAAAACTATCAAGCATTGTATAGATTACAATTCAAACTTACATATTTTCGGCTTGCTTTCGGATGGTTGTGTTCATAGTTCGCTTGACCATCTCTGGGCTATTTTGAAATTAGCAAAAGATAATAACCTAAAGAAAGTATATCTTCATGTTTTTATGGATGGCAGAGATACGCTTCCACACAGTGGAGTTGGTTTCATAAAGCAATTTCAGAAGAAAACAAAAGAAATTGGCATTGGAAAAATTGCCACAATTTCTGGTCGCTATTATGCAATGGATAGAGATAACCGATGGGAAAGAATTGAAAAAGCATACAAAGCAATTGTTTATGGTGAGGGAAATGAAGAAACCAATACTGTTGCAGTTATGAAAAATAGTTATGAAAATGATGTTACAGATGAATTTATCATTCCAACTGTTATTAAAGAAAACGGAAGCCCTGTTGCAACTGTTTCTAACAATGATGCAATTATCTTTTTCAATTTCCGTGCGGATAGAGCTCGCCAACTTACGAATTGCTTTGTCTGTCCTGACTTTGATAAATTTAAAACAAAGAAAATTAATAACCTTCTTTTTACAACAATGACTCAATATGACATAAAATTCAGTAAATATGTAAATGTTGCATTTAAGCCAATTAGACTAACAAATATTTTAGGAGAAATTTTACAAGATAATGGACTCAAGCAACTACGAATTGCAGAGACCGAAAAGTATGCACATGTAACATTCTTTTTTAACAGTGGCGTTGAAAAGCCATTCAAAAATGAGGATAGAATACTTATTCATTCTCCCAAAGTTGCAACTTATGACTTGCAACCAGAGATGAGTGCATATCTTGTAACGGATAGAGTAATCAAGGAAATAAATAGCCAGAAATATGATGTGATAATCCTAAACTTTGCAAACTGTGATATGGTAGGACATACTGGAGTTTTTGAAGCAGCTGTAAAAGCTGTTGAAGTTGTTGATAAATCGGTTGCTAAAGTTGTGGCAGCACTTGAAAGAAATAATTATAATTACCTCATCACCGCTGACCATGGTAATGCAGAGAAAATGCTGGATGAAAATGAAAATGTGTTTACTGCTCATACCACGAATGATGTGCCTATTATATTTGGGTGTAAAAATAAAACAGATTTAAAATTACGAGGTGATGGCAAACTTGCTGATATTGCACCGACAATTTTAAAAATATTAGATATTGATAAGCCAGAGGAAATGACTGGAAAATCGTTAATTAAGAATTGA
- a CDS encoding helix-hairpin-helix domain-containing protein, whose amino-acid sequence MRRLFLIFFLILFSPQIYADEEQMEKLFSTEEETYKITELYNYLQNLKKNKISINDAKYQDLIMLPWLSPVQIENIIHFRKQKNITNKNQLKKAGISDDTIEEILPYISFGKSSPIYLQNRIRAEYKFDSEYNSPAKFYQKHSINWKNYKLYFISQKDEGEKDFWDFWSGSFSAKNIGIFDKIIIGNYRLAFGQGILFAPKLGLSKGGNATHQPIKHYSDIKSYTSTNEVYSLWGSSIKLKIGKFGVIPFYSDYKLDANIQDGCIKTIDITGFHRTENEKEKKDKVREKIYGTHLYYGNTSQIGFTALHTKYNLPFSDSHFKQEQSIFGLDYNLKYYNFNFFGEGATANKKGSYLLGIFWEKENFENLIIYRNYDKYFPAFHGNPFHTGGNFDNETGIYYGISFRPPAPRRSPDRIGSGGTKLDVYVDIYKFPKQKYRENMPTYGFDKFLQFEKRWSSSKMRFTFHQKQSERWRTISEESKIYQIERNTFRLDWKQVINPKIELKLRGEYTFHQYKNADKYDSGILFYQDIKFRFSPKLTNYIRICQYHTEDIILYMYENDLDGIMLNSQFKGDGIFGYILLKYDLGKHLSLQMKYAEKIWKEKKLESSQQIKMQIESRL is encoded by the coding sequence ATGAGAAGATTATTCCTTATTTTTTTCTTAATCCTTTTCTCCCCTCAAATTTATGCTGATGAAGAACAGATGGAGAAACTCTTTTCAACTGAAGAGGAAACATATAAAATAACTGAACTGTATAACTATCTTCAAAATCTAAAGAAAAATAAAATCAGCATAAATGATGCTAAATATCAGGATTTGATAATGCTTCCCTGGCTTTCTCCTGTTCAGATTGAAAATATTATACATTTTAGAAAACAAAAAAATATTACGAACAAGAATCAACTTAAAAAAGCAGGAATTTCGGATGATACTATAGAAGAAATCCTTCCATACATTTCATTTGGAAAATCATCTCCAATCTATTTACAAAACAGAATTAGAGCAGAATATAAATTTGATTCAGAATATAATAGCCCTGCAAAATTCTATCAAAAACATTCCATAAACTGGAAAAATTACAAGCTATATTTTATTTCCCAAAAGGATGAAGGAGAGAAAGATTTCTGGGATTTCTGGAGTGGGAGTTTCTCTGCAAAAAACATTGGTATCTTTGATAAAATAATCATTGGAAATTACAGATTAGCATTTGGTCAGGGAATTCTCTTTGCACCGAAATTAGGATTATCCAAAGGAGGAAATGCTACACATCAACCCATCAAGCATTATTCTGACATAAAATCTTATACAAGCACGAATGAGGTTTATTCTTTATGGGGAAGTTCAATCAAATTAAAGATTGGTAAATTCGGTGTTATCCCTTTTTATTCTGACTATAAATTAGACGCTAATATTCAAGACGGTTGTATTAAAACCATTGACATAACAGGTTTTCATCGTACCGAAAATGAGAAAGAAAAGAAAGATAAAGTAAGAGAAAAAATTTACGGAACTCATTTATATTATGGAAATACAAGTCAGATAGGATTTACTGCACTTCATACAAAATACAACCTGCCATTTTCTGATTCACACTTTAAACAGGAACAAAGTATCTTTGGATTAGATTATAATCTTAAATATTACAATTTCAATTTCTTTGGTGAAGGAGCTACTGCTAATAAGAAAGGTTCATATCTTTTAGGAATTTTTTGGGAAAAGGAGAATTTTGAGAATCTAATAATTTATAGGAATTACGATAAGTACTTTCCTGCGTTTCATGGCAACCCATTTCATACAGGCGGAAATTTTGATAATGAGACAGGAATTTATTACGGGATTTCGTTTCGTCCGCCAGCTCCGAGACGGAGTCCCGACAGAATCGGGTCTGGCGGAACAAAATTAGATGTGTATGTTGATATCTACAAGTTCCCAAAACAGAAATATCGGGAGAATATGCCAACCTATGGTTTTGATAAATTTCTACAATTTGAGAAGAGATGGAGTTCTTCTAAAATGCGTTTTACTTTCCACCAAAAACAGTCTGAAAGATGGAGAACTATCTCTGAAGAAAGTAAAATCTATCAAATTGAAAGAAATACCTTTCGTTTAGATTGGAAACAGGTTATTAATCCAAAAATTGAGCTGAAGCTAAGAGGTGAATACACATTTCACCAATATAAAAATGCTGACAAATATGATTCAGGAATACTGTTTTATCAAGATATAAAATTCCGCTTCTCCCCCAAACTTACGAATTACATTCGTATCTGTCAATACCACACAGAGGATATAATCCTTTATATGTATGAGAATGACCTTGATGGAATTATGCTTAATTCTCAATTCAAAGGCGATGGGATATTCGGATATATCTTATTAAAATACGATTTGGGGAAACATCTTTCTTTACAGATGAAATATGCAGAAAAAATTTGGAAGGAAAAGAAATTAGAAAGTTCTCAGCAGATAAAAATGCAGATTGAGAGTAGATTATGA
- the rpsU gene encoding 30S ribosomal protein S21, protein MPKVIIRKGENFDNAFRRFNRKVQRSGILSDLKKNRYYEKPSDRKRRELKEALRKIKKNRYFRR, encoded by the coding sequence GTGCCAAAAGTAATAATTAGAAAAGGTGAAAATTTTGATAATGCATTCCGACGGTTTAACAGAAAAGTTCAAAGGTCAGGCATTCTTTCTGATCTTAAAAAAAATCGTTATTATGAAAAGCCAAGTGATAGAAAAAGAAGAGAACTGAAAGAGGCATTAAGGAAAATAAAGAAGAATCGGTATTTCAGGAGGTAA
- a CDS encoding CvpA family protein, translating to MELVNILAYAIIILFAVLGLRAGFLVGLLRLFGWIVALAFSVRFAPAIAGLLKNIFSISDKIVNLLGGVIVFIAVIILLNVFVSLLKKTVNILHLGFLDRILGLMFGGVKAFILIFLISFSVQWLPISDNNKSVITDAKIVKWISLNTAKVLSSTNIDKKIKENKFYKKLLDEIKKKKKDVFN from the coding sequence ATGGAACTAGTTAATATATTAGCTTATGCAATAATTATCCTTTTTGCAGTCTTAGGATTGAGAGCAGGATTTTTAGTAGGTTTATTACGATTATTTGGCTGGATAGTTGCATTAGCCTTTTCCGTAAGATTTGCACCTGCTATCGCAGGGCTTTTAAAGAATATTTTTTCCATATCTGATAAAATAGTAAATCTTCTTGGTGGTGTTATTGTATTTATTGCTGTTATAATACTATTAAATGTATTTGTTAGTTTGCTCAAAAAAACAGTTAATATTCTGCATTTAGGATTTTTGGATAGAATTTTAGGTTTGATGTTTGGCGGAGTAAAAGCGTTTATTCTGATTTTTCTAATTTCTTTTTCTGTCCAATGGTTACCAATCAGCGATAATAATAAAAGCGTAATTACTGATGCAAAAATTGTCAAATGGATAAGTTTAAATACAGCAAAAGTTCTCTCCTCAACCAATATTGATAAAAAGATTAAAGAAAATAAATTTTACAAAAAATTGTTAGACGAAATCAAGAAAAAGAAAAAGGATGTTTTTAATTAG
- a CDS encoding endonuclease MutS2: MKNAFEELEFNKVKALIKNNCTSSLGEKLVDQLQPLTNKSEIEKKLSELYDAVELLFTLSRGQKNSFNLDGLADTEALFPQLKREEYFTIQEFLSFYRNIKIANALRRNESIKEQNFPYLFNIVKNIVITGPLEKQFDCTFNHKGEIKDSASENLSRIRKKRKGTRKKIYSQLEDILTQKQYENVIQDKIVTIRDQRYVIPVKEGGNSILKGIVHGHSQTAASVFLEPLSAVELNNSLINLDEEERAEIQKILRELYHNIQEQKEILLQNLKILQKIDFLNATAQYCREIGATVPKILSEPSLRFANARHPLLYSSINEKDKIIPFSLNLGNEFRTLVISGVNTGGKTVTLKAIGLLTLMALSGLMIPAENAEIGIFQNFFTDINDEQSIEDSISTFSSHITKIKLILNKATKRSLVLIDELGSGTDPEEGSALAQAILEKLVEKKSRVVITTHLNKLKIFASEHPLCENASMRFDQKNLSPTYQLDVGFPGSSYAIDIAREYELTSEVVTRANELIDQKTQQLSYLLKRTEQQRLLLSQKINEYELKTALAEQNLKSLQEKEENWGKIERQLKQRTVQEAEEYLTGLQQNFNVELNKLKANFKREKKIIPRKVKEFSKKVKEEKNKIEQKKEELAEVKSIPLTNPEIGDLALIKPLNIIGKIVRIDKSRRLNNQRDKSSIKIIANGIVYKARPKDLYQVPKDEKAENLSKKSDKSVLIHTETSHDSVFELNIIGLTFGEAQPEIDKYIDKAILLDLQKIRILHGKGTGQLRKKIWNYLRTNIHISDYYSAPEKEGGSGVTIAVLK; this comes from the coding sequence ATGAAAAACGCTTTTGAAGAATTAGAATTCAATAAAGTCAAAGCGTTAATAAAAAATAATTGCACTTCAAGTTTAGGGGAAAAGTTAGTTGACCAACTGCAACCTCTTACGAATAAATCTGAAATTGAAAAGAAGCTTTCGGAGCTTTATGACGCAGTTGAACTTCTATTCACGCTTTCGCGAGGACAGAAAAACAGTTTTAACCTTGATGGATTGGCAGATACGGAAGCTCTATTCCCTCAGCTAAAAAGAGAAGAGTATTTTACCATTCAAGAATTTCTATCCTTTTATCGCAATATCAAGATAGCCAATGCTCTGCGAAGAAATGAATCTATTAAAGAACAAAACTTTCCCTATCTTTTCAATATCGTTAAGAATATTGTAATCACGGGGCCGTTAGAAAAGCAATTTGATTGTACCTTTAACCATAAAGGAGAAATCAAGGATAGTGCCAGTGAAAATCTATCAAGGATTAGAAAAAAGCGTAAGGGAACCAGGAAAAAAATCTACTCACAATTAGAAGACATTCTGACACAAAAACAATATGAGAATGTAATCCAGGACAAAATTGTAACTATTCGTGACCAGCGTTATGTAATTCCTGTTAAGGAAGGTGGGAACAGTATACTGAAAGGTATTGTGCACGGACATTCTCAAACTGCTGCTTCTGTTTTTCTGGAACCGTTATCTGCCGTAGAATTGAATAATTCGCTTATAAATCTGGATGAAGAAGAGAGAGCAGAGATACAAAAGATTCTAAGAGAATTATATCATAACATCCAGGAACAAAAAGAAATTCTACTGCAAAATCTTAAGATACTTCAAAAGATTGATTTCCTTAATGCGACTGCTCAATACTGCAGAGAAATTGGAGCGACTGTTCCAAAAATTCTTTCCGAACCATCACTTAGATTCGCAAACGCTCGCCATCCCTTGCTTTATTCGTCCATAAACGAGAAGGATAAAATTATCCCATTCTCTCTAAATCTGGGTAACGAGTTCAGAACTTTGGTTATATCTGGTGTGAATACTGGTGGGAAGACTGTAACATTAAAAGCTATTGGCTTGCTTACGCTTATGGCACTTTCCGGTTTGATGATACCTGCTGAAAATGCGGAAATAGGTATTTTCCAAAATTTTTTTACAGATATTAATGATGAGCAGTCCATTGAAGATTCAATAAGCACTTTCTCATCCCATATAACAAAGATAAAACTCATCCTAAATAAAGCTACTAAGAGGAGTTTGGTTTTGATTGATGAGCTTGGTTCAGGAACAGACCCGGAAGAAGGCTCTGCTCTTGCTCAGGCAATCCTGGAAAAACTGGTTGAAAAAAAATCCAGGGTTGTTATCACAACGCATCTTAATAAGTTAAAAATTTTTGCATCTGAACATCCTTTATGTGAGAATGCCTCTATGAGATTTGACCAGAAGAATCTTTCTCCAACTTATCAACTTGATGTTGGCTTTCCGGGAAGTAGCTATGCGATTGATATCGCTCGGGAATATGAACTTACATCAGAAGTTGTAACTCGGGCAAATGAACTTATTGACCAAAAAACTCAGCAACTAAGCTATCTACTGAAAAGGACAGAACAGCAAAGGCTGTTACTTTCTCAGAAAATAAATGAGTATGAGCTTAAGACAGCGCTTGCAGAGCAAAACTTAAAATCTTTACAGGAGAAAGAAGAGAATTGGGGAAAAATTGAAAGACAACTTAAGCAAAGAACAGTTCAGGAAGCAGAGGAATATCTTACTGGTTTGCAGCAAAATTTTAATGTTGAATTAAATAAGCTTAAAGCCAATTTCAAGAGGGAAAAGAAGATTATACCCAGAAAAGTTAAAGAATTTTCAAAAAAAGTAAAAGAAGAGAAAAACAAAATTGAACAAAAAAAAGAAGAACTTGCAGAAGTAAAATCTATACCTCTTACGAATCCTGAGATTGGCGACCTCGCTTTGATAAAACCATTGAATATTATAGGTAAAATTGTGAGAATTGATAAATCCCGTAGGTTAAATAACCAACGGGATAAATCTTCTATAAAAATTATTGCTAATGGAATTGTTTACAAGGCGCGTCCTAAAGATTTATATCAGGTCCCGAAGGATGAAAAGGCTGAAAATCTAAGTAAAAAATCAGATAAATCCGTACTAATCCATACAGAAACAAGCCATGATTCTGTCTTTGAATTAAATATAATTGGGCTTACATTTGGCGAAGCACAACCTGAGATTGATAAATATATTGACAAAGCTATCTTACTTGATTTACAAAAAATCCGCATCCTGCATGGTAAAGGAACGGGACAATTGAGAAAGAAAATCTGGAATTACTTGAGAACAAATATTCATATCTCTGACTATTATTCTGCACCAGAGAAAGAAGGTGGCAGTGGAGTCACGATTGCAGTTCTAAAGTAG
- the radC gene encoding DNA repair protein RadC: MKTINDKDGHRKRLREKFIKSGISGFHDYEIVELLLTLGTPRKDCKQLAKEAIKKFKSLKGVLEATMDKLQEIDGIGPHNAFGIKLFQEISERYLKERIIGKKIQLKSSKEVYDYLFQSMQKNKKEIFKVLFLDAKNKIINTEDLFEGSLVSSVVYPREIMKKAINYNAVSLIFVHNHPSGNPEPSQSDKDITKNLVNAGKVMQIKILDHIIIGDNKYFSFADEGLIEEYNL, from the coding sequence ATGAAAACAATAAATGATAAAGACGGACATCGTAAAAGACTGAGAGAAAAGTTTATCAAGTCGGGTATATCTGGCTTTCACGATTATGAAATAGTTGAATTGCTTCTAACTCTTGGAACACCACGAAAGGACTGTAAGCAACTGGCAAAAGAAGCTATAAAAAAATTCAAATCTCTGAAAGGTGTTCTTGAAGCTACAATGGATAAGCTTCAGGAAATAGATGGAATAGGACCTCATAATGCTTTTGGAATAAAACTTTTTCAGGAAATATCCGAACGATATCTAAAAGAAAGAATCATTGGTAAAAAAATTCAATTAAAGTCATCAAAAGAAGTTTATGATTATTTATTCCAATCTATGCAAAAGAATAAAAAGGAAATTTTTAAAGTATTATTTTTAGATGCAAAAAATAAGATAATAAATACTGAAGATCTTTTTGAGGGAAGTTTAGTCTCTAGCGTTGTTTATCCTCGTGAAATAATGAAAAAGGCCATCAATTATAATGCCGTTAGCTTAATTTTTGTCCATAACCATCCATCAGGAAATCCGGAACCTTCTCAAAGCGATAAAGATATTACAAAAAATTTAGTAAATGCTGGAAAAGTTATGCAGATCAAAATTCTTGACCATATTATTATTGGAGATAATAAATACTTTAGTTTTGCTGATGAAGGGCTGATTGAAGAATATAATCTTTGA
- a CDS encoding AAA family ATPase, with protein MKYRALYKSLLNHLNKKQISLIIGARQTGKTTLMQQMNSFLKSKGNQTFYISLEDPEILSILNTHPRNLYNVIPPFNDKSSIILFIDEIQYLKDPTNFLKYHYDLNSHQIKMIVSGSSAFYIDRKFKDSLAGRKRIFSLPTLSFEEFLNFKNREEIVPFINSGNIPEIYIAELNKWLNEYLLFGGYPDVVLESNTTEKKLILKDIAESYIKKDALEANLKYPDAYLDILRILSGRKGLYNANNIGNEINMKHLSVEAYVNLMERSFHISRIHPFYRNYSKELRKMPKVYYNDLGSRNYFLKNFEPIALRQDKGELLENFVFRRFMDFYDIDEIKFWRTQKKQEVDFIIQESNAYEVKFSEKSFKPNKYKFFQEKYPEITFHLIHFENVLKLKIG; from the coding sequence ATGAAATATAGAGCATTATATAAAAGTTTACTTAACCACCTAAATAAGAAACAGATATCACTTATTATTGGAGCTCGTCAAACTGGAAAAACAACCTTAATGCAACAAATGAATTCATTTTTAAAATCTAAAGGAAATCAAACTTTTTATATATCATTAGAAGATCCTGAAATATTAAGTATTTTAAATACTCATCCTCGCAATCTTTATAATGTGATACCTCCCTTTAACGATAAGAGCAGTATCATACTTTTTATTGATGAAATACAATACCTGAAAGACCCAACAAATTTTCTCAAATATCATTATGATTTAAATAGTCATCAAATAAAAATGATTGTAAGCGGTTCATCAGCATTTTATATTGATAGGAAATTTAAAGACAGTTTGGCTGGTAGAAAACGCATTTTCAGTTTGCCAACTTTAAGTTTTGAAGAATTTTTGAATTTTAAAAATAGAGAAGAAATAGTCCCTTTTATAAATTCTGGTAACATTCCGGAAATATATATTGCAGAATTAAACAAGTGGTTAAACGAATATTTGCTTTTTGGTGGCTATCCGGATGTTGTTTTAGAGTCAAATACAACGGAGAAAAAATTAATCTTAAAAGATATAGCAGAATCATATATTAAAAAAGATGCTTTAGAAGCTAATTTAAAATATCCTGATGCTTATCTTGATATTCTAAGAATTTTGTCTGGTAGAAAAGGACTTTATAATGCAAATAACATAGGAAATGAAATAAATATGAAACATCTAAGTGTTGAAGCTTATGTAAATCTTATGGAGCGCTCATTTCACATTTCAAGAATTCACCCCTTTTATAGAAATTATTCAAAAGAATTAAGAAAAATGCCAAAAGTATATTATAATGATTTAGGGTCACGAAACTATTTTTTAAAAAATTTTGAACCTATTGCATTAAGACAGGATAAGGGAGAATTATTAGAAAATTTTGTATTCAGACGATTTATGGATTTTTATGATATTGATGAAATTAAATTCTGGAGAACTCAAAAAAAGCAAGAAGTTGATTTCATAATTCAGGAATCCAATGCTTATGAAGTTAAGTTCTCAGAAAAATCATTCAAACCTAATAAATATAAATTCTTCCAGGAAAAATATCCAGAAATAACTTTTCATTTAATACATTTTGAGAATGTTCTGAAATTAAAAATAGGATAA
- a CDS encoding Fic family protein, which produces MFKPNFRYTNKIVRSLISISAAREIILSSPLIPKWEVFLRREAIIHSAHSSTSIEGNRLSVEQVSELAKGREIMAIKKDKQEVLNYLNVLNNIGKLTKGNSICENDILNIHQLVTKDTLNNPDDCGVYRNRYIVVGNRFTGEVFFRPPQNKDVPVLVNDLVQWINSEEPKELEPVIEAGIIHYEFVRIHPFIDGNGRTSRVLATLILYQRGFDTKQFFCLDDYYDSDRQAYYRALQSVDQNILDITNWLEYFAEGVNVSIQAVKERVIRLSSERLRKTKRGQIALTERQMKIVEFINQNDKITNRDVREMFKLSNRGALDEIKKLIELKVLKSTGKGRGLHYVLF; this is translated from the coding sequence ATGTTTAAACCAAATTTTAGATACACAAATAAAATTGTTCGTTCTCTTATAAGTATTTCTGCTGCAAGAGAAATAATTCTCAGTTCACCTTTAATTCCTAAATGGGAAGTCTTTTTACGGCGTGAAGCAATAATCCATAGTGCTCATTCATCCACAAGCATTGAGGGAAATAGATTATCTGTAGAACAGGTTAGCGAATTAGCCAAAGGAAGAGAGATAATGGCTATCAAAAAAGATAAACAAGAAGTGCTAAACTATCTAAATGTATTAAACAATATTGGTAAGCTCACCAAAGGAAATTCTATCTGCGAAAATGACATTCTAAATATTCATCAGTTGGTAACAAAAGATACATTAAATAATCCTGATGATTGTGGGGTCTATCGTAATCGTTATATTGTAGTTGGAAATAGATTTACTGGCGAGGTTTTCTTCAGACCACCTCAAAATAAAGATGTGCCTGTTTTAGTAAATGATTTAGTTCAGTGGATAAATTCAGAAGAACCGAAAGAACTTGAACCAGTAATTGAAGCAGGAATAATCCATTACGAATTTGTGAGAATTCATCCATTTATAGATGGAAATGGCAGAACATCGCGTGTGTTAGCTACTCTTATTCTTTATCAACGAGGATTTGACACCAAACAGTTTTTCTGCCTTGATGACTACTACGATTCAGACAGGCAGGCTTACTACAGAGCATTACAAAGCGTTGACCAAAACATTCTTGACATTACAAATTGGCTTGAATATTTTGCGGAAGGTGTAAATGTAAGCATTCAGGCAGTTAAAGAAAGAGTAATAAGACTCAGCAGTGAAAGATTAAGAAAGACAAAAAGAGGACAGATTGCTTTAACAGAAAGGCAGATGAAGATAGTGGAATTTATAAATCAAAATGATAAGATTACAAATCGTGATGTAAGGGAAATGTTTAAACTTTCCAATAGAGGTGCTTTGGACGAAATAAAAAAACTTATTGAATTGAAAGTATTGAAATCAACCGGAAAAGGAAGAGGACTTCATTATGTGTTGTTTTAA
- a CDS encoding JAB domain-containing protein produces MQIKILDHIIIGDNKYFSFADEGLIEKYKKFYILLTKRNLI; encoded by the coding sequence ATGCAAATTAAAATCCTTGACCACATTATCATTGGCGATAATAAATACTTCAGTTTTGCCGATGAAGGGCTGATTGAGAAGTATAAAAAGTTTTATATATTATTAACTAAAAGGAACTTAATATGA